One Aegilops tauschii subsp. strangulata cultivar AL8/78 chromosome 7, Aet v6.0, whole genome shotgun sequence genomic window carries:
- the LOC109744207 gene encoding uncharacterized protein, with translation MAAIATHVHHPPAALSRCGPPSNPFLRFAPSPSILLRSRAAATPPLAPIGARSNNDDPISYPEPRKTSLGLSPLLVAVAAAATPQAALALSGGSCGGCDDSSSSSSSSSSSSSSSSCDDSTTDSIDWSSTSFSSKPKKKEGAEATHESVGTPAAPPFGLSSDQWFWGTFALGSAGVVALFVALQKLLGEKTAVVKLQVALRDTAMVKSLQKDLNSIAERVEGSNRWWYKFILTETMYSLRRHQHCCISSCLSVVTTNIEGSWKEHFDRISAEERSKFDEETLSNSNGVKQKKTYSMKTDGSRNEYIVVTILVAANGTINLPVAIKSPADLEEVVARLNSTPASELRGVRVMWTPQDADDVLSEERMRKDYPYLKPLA, from the exons ATGGCGGCGATCGCCACCCATGTGCACCATCCACCGGCAGCCCTCTCACGCTGCGGACCGCCGTCCAACCCCTTCCTCCGCTTCGCCCCCTCGCCGTCGATCCTCCTCCGGTCCCGCGCAGCGGCGACGCCTCCGCTGGCTCCCATCGGCGCGCGCAGCAACAACGACGACCCCATCTCCTACCCAGAGCCCCGTAAAACCTCGCTCGGTCTCTCCCCCCTGCTCGTCGCCGTGGCAGCGGCGGCGACCCCGCAGGCCGCGCTGGCCCTGTCCGGCGGCTCCTGCGGCGGGTGTGACGACTCCTCCAgttcgtcgtcctcctcctcttcctcgtcctcgtcctcgtcctgcGATGACTCCACTACCGACTCCATAGATTGGTCATCCACGTCCTTCTCCTCTAAGccgaagaagaaggagggggccgAGGCGACTCACGAGTCAGTCGGCACTCCGGCGGCTCCTCCGTTTGGCTTGAGCTCTGACCAGTGGTTCTGGGGCACCTTCGCCTTGGGATCCGCCGGCGTCGTTGCCTTATTCGTCGCCCTGCAGAAACTGCTGGGCGAGAAGACCGCCGTTGTTAAGCTCCAG GTTGCGCTGCGTGATACGGCGATGGTAAAATCACTCCAAAAGGATCTGAATTCCATTGCTGAGAGGGTGGAGGGTTCGAACCGATGGTGGTACAAGTTCATATTGACCG AGACCATGTATTCCTTACGCCGTCACCAGCATTGCTGCATCTCTTCATGCTTATCA GTTGTCACAACAAACATAGAGGGTTCTTGGAAGGAGCATTTTGACAGGATTTCTGCGGAGGAGAGGAGCAAATTTGATGAAGAAACACTTTCGAACTCGAACGGGGTCAAACAAAAGAAAACCTACTCCATGAAAACAGATGGCAGCAGAAACGAGTACATAGTG GTAACCATTCTCGTTGCTGCTAATGGAACAATAAATCTCCCCGTGGCGATCAAAAGCCCTGCAGATCTGGAAGAGGTAGTGGCAAGGCTCAACTCTACGCCTGCAAGTGAACTTCGG GGTGTTCGAGTCATGTGGACCCCTCAAGATGCGGATGACGTTCTCTCAGAAGAGAGGATGCGGAAGGATTACCCATACCTGAAGCCCCTTGCGTGA
- the LOC109744206 gene encoding putative cyclin-dependent kinase F-2: MAASAGKKEAAWPATMARYERLEKLGAGINGEVFKAWDTQDNLIVAVKRLSGSGDDGFIISGLPEVMREAMCLGACRGIPSTVQHRATCVAACQRDSFIVMDYVGRLNLRGYMQRRVRLRRAFSEDEVRRIMKQLVEGVKAVHGVGVLHLDIKPENVLLDDGTEDRKQKPKKKGAVEADVGGEVKDDRIIYKIGGFGMSTKERGKRQPEVIILTPYSAPELLLHSREYDDRVDTWGLGCIMADLLSGTGASIFDGESDIEIMAKVFGIVGTEGIKEWSGYSGLAADQKSKLPGKVGVSRLRHKFPSRKLSSAGFEVLSGLLESNPEKRLSAAEALKKPWFHNRPRGFAGFFKSCVGGVLPEN, translated from the coding sequence ATGGCAGCTTCCGCCGGAAAGAAAGAGGCAGCCTGGCCTGCCACCATGGCGCGGTACGAGCGGCTGGAGAAGCTGGGAGCGGGCATCAACGGGGAAGTGTTCAAGGCGTGGGACACCCAGGACAATCTGatcgtcgccgtcaagcggctcaGCGGGAGCGGCGACGACGGCTTCATTATCTCCGGCCTACCGGAGGTCATGCGGGAGGCCATGTGCCTGGGCGCGTGCCGCGGCATCCCCTCGACCGTGCAGCACCGCGCAACCTGCGTTGCCGCATGCCAACGCGATTCCTTCATCGTGATGGACTACGTGGGGCGCCTCAACCTACGCGGCTACATGCAGCGCCGGGTCCGTCTTCGTCGGGCGTTCTCCGAGGACGAGGTGCGCCGGATCATGAAGCAGCTCGTGGAGGGGGTGAAGGCCGTGCACGGCGTGGGCGTCCTGCACCTCGACATCAAGCCGGAGAACGTGCTCCTCGACGACGGCACCGAGGACAGGAAGCAGAAGCCCAAGAAGAAGGGGGCCGTGGAAGCCGATGTTGGCGGCGAGGTCAAGGACGACCGCATAATCTACAAGATCGGCGGTTTCGGGATGTCCACGAAAGAGCGGGGAAAGAGGCAGCCGGAGGTGATTATTCTGACGCCGTACAGCGCGCCGGAGCTCCTGCTGCACTCGCGCGAGTACGACGATCGCGTGGACACGTGGGGGCTCGGATGCATAATGGCCGACCTCCTCTCGGGCACCGGCGCCTCCATTTTCGACGGCGAGTCGGACATAGAGATCATGGCTAAAGTGTTTGGCATCGTCGGCACGGAGGGGATCAAGGAGTGGTCTGGATACTCGGGGCTGGCGGCAGATCAGAAGTCGAAGCTGCCGGGGAAGGTGGGCGTCAGCCGCCTTCGGCACAAATTTCCCAGTCGCAAGTTGTCGTCGGCCGGGTTCGAGGTGCTCAGCGGGCTGCTGGAGAGCAACCCGGAGAAGCGGCTTTCCGCAGCGGAGGCGCTCAAGAAGCCTTGGTTCCACAACCGACCACGTGGCTTTGCCGGTTTTTTCAAGTCGTGTGTGGGAGGAGTCCTACCGGAGAATTAG